DNA sequence from the Desulfovibrio sp. ZJ209 genome:
TCCGCCTCGAGGGTGATGGTCTGGCGCATGGCGGAATAGTTGCTCGTCATCTCCGCGAGCTTGGTGGCGGCGCCCGTGCTGATAAAGGCCATGGCGCCCTTTTTCAGCACGAAGTTCTGCACATAGCGGTCGCCGTCCACATTGGGCCCGCCCGAGGAGAGGATGTAGACGCAGGGCATCTCCGGGAGCTCTTCGTCGAAATACAACTCCCGCTGCACGATGAGCGGCGCCCGGCGGTCGAGCTCGCGCAGGATGGACCTGCCCTCGCTGTTTTTCTCAAAGCCCAGGTTGAGATAGCCGTGCTTGCCCGGGCAGCCCACATACATGGCCGTAGGCTGCTCGGTGAAGCCCGAAAGCTCCGGCATGGCGTCGAAGTCGACCTTGGGGGCGTCGGAATAGTGCAGTTGCGCCATGGGGCTCAGTTCCCCCCAACCTTGTCGAAGAGCGCCATCTTGAAGATGAGCGAGACGAGCTCGTCGATGCCCTCGCCGGTGAGCGAATTGGTGAACACAAAGGGCTTGCCCGGCCGCATGAGCTTGCTGTCGTGGTCCATGACATCCAGCGAGGCGCCGACGTAGGGCGCGAGATCCGTCTTGTTGATCACGAGGATGTCGCTCTGCGAGATGCCGGGGCCGTCCTTGCGCGGGATCTTGTCGCCCGCGGCCACGTCGATGACGTAGATGAAAAAGTCCACCAAGGCCGGGCTGAAGGTGAGGGTGAGGTTGTCCCCGCCGGACTCGATGAGCACCACGTCCGCATCCGGGAACTTGGCCTCCATCTCCTCCACGGCGGCGATGTTCATGGAGGGGTCCTCGCGCACGGCCGTGTGCGGGCAGGCGCCGGTCTCCACGCCGATGATGCGGTCTTCCATGAGGATGCCCTTGAGCGTCTTGCGCACGTGCTTGGCGTCCTCGGTGGTGACGATGTCGTTGGTGATGATGAGCACGTTCATGCCGCGCTCCATGAGGCGGGGGGTGATGGCCTCGATGAGCGCGGTCTTGCCGCTGCCCACCGGGCCGCCGACGCCGATCCTGCAGGTAGACATAGGGCCTCGCTAGCGTTTGTGCCGTCAGGCTCAGTTCATGAACATGCGCATGCTGCCCTTTTCGTGCAGGGAGGCAAGGATGTCCATCTCGGGAACAAAGGCGTTCATGTTCTCAAAGCCCATTGCGCGGGCTTTTTCATACATGGCTTCCACCTCGCCGCCGAGTTCCGAAAGAATTTTCTGCGTGTCGTAGTGCGAAACGCGCACAAGGCGCAGCGCCGCGGAGAGCACCATGTTGATGACGCCGTACTGGTGCGACACATAGAGCTCCTTTTCGCCCAGGCCGTCCAGCGCGAAGGCGATGCCCTGCGCCACCGGGAAGGTGCCGGGTGTCACGCCCGCCTCGATGTCGGCCAGCCAGCGCCCGAAGAGGCTCCCCTCGCCGTGGCGCCGGAGCCCGAGCTCCGCGAATTTCTTGCCCATGCGGCAGAGCATGAGCCTCGCCTCGTCGTTCATCTTGAAGAGCAAGAGCTGGCGGTCGGCCGCGCGGACGGCCTCATACTCCCCCTTGCGGGCGGCGCGGAAGGCGAGCAAGGCCGCCACGCCGTCGCTGAACGCGGCCTGCGTGGCCACCGAGCGCGCATAGTCCCGCAATGTCGAGGCGTCATGCACGAGGCCGAGGTGCGCCGCGGTCTCAAGGCCGTTGGAAAAGGAGAAAGTCCCCACCGGGAAGGCGGAGTCCGTCATCTGGATGAGCCGGAACAGGCCGGCCATGGAAGGCGCCCCGGCGGAAGGCGCGCCGGCTTCGGCGGGCACGGCTGGGGCCTCAGTGCTCATGGTGGTGCCCGTGGTGGTGGTCATGCCCATGTTCGTGGTGATGGTCATGCGGGTGGGCATGGTCATGCCCGTGCGCGTGTTCGTGGCTGCCGTGCGAGGCCCCGCCGAAGAGCCGGCGGATCTCGTGCGGCGCCATGTAGGGGATGACCTCCCGGCCGGGCTGAAATTCGTAGCTCACGCCCTCGAGGTGGTGGGTGTCCATGACCGAGAGCATGACCTTCTTGTCCACGGTCAGCGGCACATAGATTTTCGTGCCCTTGACCACGGCCGGCCAGTGCTGGTTGCCGATGGCGTGGCCGAGCTCGAGGCTGCGGCGGATGATGGTCTCGGGGCTTTCGCTGACGAGCGAGGAAAGGTCGAGCACGAGCACGGGGTTGAGGTCGAGCTTCAGCGCCGCCACATGGCCCTTGTCGGCGTCGTAAAACACGATGTCGCCGTCCACCACCTGCGACTGCCGCTTGAGCGCGATGGGATATTCGGTGCCCCGCTCGCTCACGGCGAGAAAGCGCGATTTCTGAGCCGTCCACTGGTCCAGCGGGATATATTCGATGTCGAGCCCGGATAGGCGCTCTTTCCACTCGGGGTCGTGCAGGTTGCCGAGGATGCTGGTGCAGATTTCCATGGGGTGTCGGGGTTCTACGGTTAAAGGGGGGCGGCAGGGCCGCCCCCCGTGGAGAATGCCGGGAGGCGCCCCTGCGGGCGCCTCCGCGGGATCTGGCCTAACTGAACCAGTAGAGCTGCGCAAGGGGCAGTTCCTTGGCCGGCGGCACATAGGCGAGGGTGCCGTTCACATAGACCTTGAAGGTCTCGGGATCGACCTCGATCTTCGGCATGGCGGTGTTGCGCACCATGTCCTGCTTGGTGACCTGGCGGGTCTTGCGCACCGGGTAGATGATATTGTCAATGCCAAAGCGGGCCACAGTGCCGGAATCCACGGCCGCCTGCGAGGTGAAGCGCACGCAGGTGCGGGGCAGGGCCTTGCCGAAGCTGCCGTACATGGGCCGCATGATCTTGGGCTGCGGCGTGGTCAGGGAGGCGTTGGGGTCGCCCATGTTGGCCCAGTTGATGAGGCCGCCCTTGATGACGAGCTTGGGCTTGGTGCCGAAGAAGGCCGGCTCCCAGAGCACGAGGTCGGCCATCTTGCCCACTTCGATGGAGCCCAGAATCTCGCTGATGCCGTAGGTGATGGCCGGGTTGATGGTCATCTGGGCGAGATAGCGCAGCACGCGGAAGTTGTCGTTGCTGTCGCTGTCTTCGGGGAGCTTGCCGCGCACCTGCTTCATGTAGGAGGCCATCTGGAAGGTGCGCATGAAGGATTCGCCCACGCGGCCCATGGCCTGCGAGTCCGACGACACCATGGAGATGATGCCGAGGTCATGGAAGACGTTTTCGGCGGACTGGGTCTCCGGGCGCACGCGGCTTTCGGCGAAGGCCACGTCCGAGGGGATGCCCGGGTTCAGGTTGTGGCAGACCATGATCATGTCAAAGAGCTCGGCCTGCGAATTGATGCCGAAGGGCAGGGTCGGGTTGGTGGAGGACGGAAGCACGTTGGCCAGGGAGGCCACTTTCAGGAGGTCGGGGGCATGGCCGCCGCCCGCGCCCTCGGTGTGGTAGCTGTGGATGGTCCTGCCGTCGATGGCGGCGATGGTGTCTTCCACATAGCCGTTTTCATTGAGCGTGTCCGCATGCAGGGCCACCTGCACGTCCATCTGGTCGGCCACTTCCATGCACTTGCGCAGGGCCGCGCAGGTGGTGCCCCAGTCCTCGTGGATCTTGAGGCCGCAGCAGCCGGCCACGATCTGCTCTTCCAGGGTCTCCTTGACGCTGGAATTGCCCTTGCCGAGGAAGCCGATATTGATCGGGATGCCCTCGCAGGCCTCGAACATTTTTTGCACGTTCCACACGCCGGAGGTGATGGTGGTGCCGTTGGAGCCGTCCGTGGGGCCCACACCGCCGCCGATGAGGGTGGTGATGCCGTTGGAGAGGCAGTTGTAGGCCTGCTGCGGGGCCACCATGTGCACATGGCCGTCGATGCCGGCGGCCGTCAAGATGCAGTGCTCGCCCGAGATGGCGTCCGTGGAGGGCCCGGTGCAGAGGTTGGGGGAGACGCCGTCCATGATGTTGGGGTTGCCGGCCTTGCCGATGCCCGCGATCTTGCCGTCCTTCACGCCCACGTCGGCCTTGATGACGCCGAGCACCGGGTCGAGGACGGTGACGTTGGTGATGACGAGGTCAAGGGAGCCGCCCTTGCTCGTGATGGTGTTGGCCGTGCCCATGCCGTCGCGCAGGGTCTTGCCGCCGCCGTAGACCGTTTCGTCGCCGTAGACGCGCAGGTCCTTCTCGATCTCCACATAGAGGTCGGTGTTGCCGAGGCGGATCTTGTCGCCCGTGGTGGGGCCGAAAAGGTCATTGTTCTGTTTTCTGGAAATGACTGCCATTGCTTACTTCCCCCCCTTGGCCTTGGCTGAAAGTTCGGCCTCGTTCACTTCGGCATCGGCCTCGGACTCGGAGACCGACTTGAAGCCCATGGCCGCCATCTTCTTGAACGCGCGGATTTTGACCGGGTAGTAGGTCGGATCGTCCTCAAGGCCCGCGTAGCCGTCGGTGAGGTCGTTGAAGCCGATGAGCCGGCGCTTGCCGCCGAAGGCCACGAGCTCCACTTCCTTCTCCTCGCCGGGCTCGAAGCGGATGGCCGTGGTGGCCGGGATGTTGAGATGCTTGCCGAAGGCCGCCGGCCGGTCGAACTCCAGATAGCGGTTCACTTCAAAGAAGTGGAAGTGGCTGCCCACCTGCACGGGGCGGTCGCCCGTGTTGTGCACCACCACCTTGGCGGTGCGGCGGTGGGCGTTGTAGGTGATGTCGCCGTCGGCAAGGATGACGCCGCCCACGGGGCACGGGGTCTTGGGGGTAAAGGCCGGCGTCTTGGGATAGTCGATGGGGGGCGTGCCTTCAAAGACGCCCTGCGGGGTCGAATACGTCTGGGTTTTGGAATCTGCCACGTCAACACCCTCTACTTGATCGGTTGATGGATGGAAACGAGCCTGGAGCCGTCGGTGAACACGGCCTCCACCTGGAGCAGGGTGATCATGTCGGCCACGCCTTCCATGACCTGTTCCTTCTTGAGCACCTGCGCGGAATCGTGCATGACCTGTTCAACGGTCTTGCCCTCGCGCGCGCCCTCGAGCGCGGCGGAGGTGATGTAGGCGACCGCCTCGGGGTAGTTGAGCTTCAGCCCTTTCTTGAGCCGGCGCTCGGCGATGATGCCCATGGAAAGCAGCAGGAGCTTGTCCTGCTCTTTGGGGGTCAAATGCATTGTGACTTCCTCCTTTCTGTTGGCAACAAAACGGGACGGAACACATGAGTGACCATGCCCTGACGCTGCCTGAAGGAAGAACGCGGGAGAGGAGGTAGTGTCAGGACAAAATCCTTGTAACGACTGTACAAGACTAAACCTTTTTTTTGAAAGTGGCAACCGTTTTTCCCCGGGCTCTCCCGAAGCGGCGCCGCGGGCCTTAAAGCACTACTTCTTCCGCGTCCGCCCTTTCTTTCATATGTGCAATCTTGCAACGCGCAGCGTGCACAGGCGGGGATACTTACCCCTGCCCGGCTGCGGGCAGTGCACGAGACAGCCCCCGCCCCCACGCCGAGCCTCCCCGTGCCGCGTGGGGTGGCCGCCGCATTCCCCCCATTCGGAGAAAGTACGTCCTGGTTACGTCCGCCCTTTCATCCCGAAGAAGGCCTGCGAGAATTTTCTCACTCAAAAGTCAGAAAAAACACGCCTTTACACATCTTCCCTAATCCTTTACTTAAAGAACTTCGCTTCCGGGCTCCATGGGGTTTTTCTGCAACGCGGCCTCAAAGCATATGGGCCGGGATGCAGGCGCCCGCGATACAGCACAAGACCCACGCCCCGGCCTGAGAGCGCGCCTCTCCTGAACCCTTCATGGGAGACTGTCATGGCAAACACAGCGGATGAACCCCAACGAATGGGCGTGGTCATGGCAACCTTTCTGGTCGCCGGCAACATGATAGGTTCCGGCGTGTTCCTGCTGCCCGCATCTCTCGCCCGGTTCGGTTCCGTCACCATCCTCACATGGCTCGTGACCACCTGCGGCGCCATCGCGCTGGCCCTGACCTTCTCCCGCCTGGCCAATGTGGACCCCGCCGCGGGCGGCCCCTATGCGTATGCGCGCAACGCCTTCGGATCCTTTATCGGCTACCAGACGAATCTGGTGTACTGGTTTGCCAATATCGTCGGCAATGTCACCATAGGCGTCGCCGCGGCGAGTTATATCGCGCATTTTTTCCCAGTAATTAATGCCAGGCTTCCGGGGCTGCTCCTGCAAATGGGTCTGATCTGGGCATTTGCGTATGCAAACATCCTGGGGCCGCGTTTCATCGGCTATATCCAGGCCGTCGCCACTTCGGTGAAGCTCGTGCCCATTCTCGGTGTCGGGCTCCTGGGCTGGTTCTGGTTCGATCCGCACATATTCCTTGATTCGTGGAAGGTCACGGAAGCACCGACCATAAGTGTCGTAGGCGCCACCCTGAACATGACCCTGTGGGCGTTCATCGGGGTGGAAAGCGCCGCCGTGGCAACGGCCGTGGTGCGCAACCCCAGGCGCAATGTGCCCATTGCCACCATATGCGGGGTCTTGCTTGCGGCGGGGTGCTATATCCTCAGTTCCTCCGTTATCATGGGCCTCATTCCCAATGCGGAGTTGCAGGCCTCCACAGCGCCTTTTGCGGATGCCGCAGCCAGGGCTTTCGGGCCGCTGGGGGCCAACATCGTCGCCGGTTGCGCGGCCATCGGCTGCCTGGGTTCGCTGGGCGGCTGGATGCTCCTCGTTTCGCAGAGCGCGGCCGCGGCAGCGCACGACGGCCTGTTCGGGGAGATATTTTCGCGTGTGAACCGGCGCGGGGTGCCCGTGGAAGGCATCGGCATCATCGCGGTGATCATGAGCTTTCTGGCCTTTGCCGGCTGCTTCTCAAAAGACAAGTCCCCTTTTGAGACGCTCCAGGCCTCGGCGGTCATCCTGACCCTGGTTCCCTACCTCTATTCGTGCATCGCCGTGCAAATACTCGCCCACGGCAGGGTGGAGCCCTGGCGCTATTCCGTGGCCGTGCTGACCGGGCTTGTGGGGTCCGTGTTCTGCATCCTCTCGCTGGCGAACTCCGAGGCGGCGCATGTGCGCTGGGCCTTTATTTTCCTTTTGTCGGCTGTCATCTTTTATTCGTTGGCCATCCTCCGCAAACATGAGCAGGCGCGCGACGAATGGGCACGCGCCAGACCCGCTCCGGCATGGATACGCCATGTTACCCTGTGGACGACGCTGCTGCTCCTGGCTGCCGCCTTCCTGTTTTCGGTATAACCGGGAGCATTTTCCGCCGTTCGCACACGCGGCACAGGGAAGCACCGACAACAGTTTTTCCTTCGGCTATGGGCACCAGTTCATTTCTTTAACTCTTGCTATTAAAGCAAACGATACGGTGTACTTAGCTTGTGAGCCGCCTTCACTTTCCGATTTTAAATCATTATTTCAAATAGTTATCATAAAAATATTTAATCATTGACTTTTTTCATCATCAGGTGTTTCATTTTCCCGTGGAGATTTTTTTCACAATCCATCAACCAGTTTCAAGGGAGGACGATCATGGAAGTTGGTACCCGCTATCCCACGCTTGCGTTCATCACCCAGGGCGTCGGCCAGGCCGACGAGGGCATCCCGCCGCAGCCTTTTGAGACCTTCTGCTATGACTCGGCCCTCCTTCAGGCCAAGATCCAGGACTTCAACGTCGTCCACTACACCTCCGTGCTGCCCAAGGCGCTCTACGGCAACATCGTGGACGTGAACAAGGTCACCAAGTACTTCACGCACGGCGCGGTGCTCGAAGTCATCATGGCCGGCGCCGGCGCCTCCCTTGACCAGCACAAGGCCATCGCCACCGGCCTCGGCGTGGTCTGGGGCCGCGACCCCAAGACGAAAGAGCTCATCGGCGGCTGGGCGGCCGAGTATGTCGAATACTTCGACACCAAGATCGACGACCAGATCGCCAAGAGCTGCGCCGAGATGTGGCTCACCAAGTCCATGAACCACGAGCTTTCCATCCGCGGCGTGGAAAAGCACAGCGAATTCCAGATGTGGCACACCTACATCAACCTGACCGAGCCCTTCGGCTACTGCCTGACGGCCATGGGCATGCTCAATTTCAAGACGGCCGACCCGGTCGACCCCAAGGCCCTGTAAACCAGATATGACGCTCCCGCCGGGGCGGCGCCGCACTTGCCGGCCCGCTCCGGGCCTGGGGCGCCCTTTCCGCCCGGTCCGTTGACAGACAGAGAGTCCAGCGGGCCGGGTTTTTTCCTATGGGCCACCCGCCCCCCGCTTTTCAGAGGGGGCTAATGACCGGCCTGAAGTCTTCAGGAGAACTGCCGTATGGCGCAAGAAACGAAAAAACTCGGCACCGTCGCGCTGGCCGCCGTCGTGGTGAGCTCCATGATCGGCGGCGGCATCTACAGCCTGCCCCAGAACATGGCCGCCGACGCCTCCCTGTGCGCGATCTTCATCGCCTGGGTCATCACGGGCGTGGGCATGTTCGGCATCGCCAATTCCTTCCGCATTCTCGCGGACGTGCGGCCCGACCTCTCCGCAGGCATCTACATGTACGCGCGGGTGGGCTTCGGGCCCTTTGTGGGCTTCCTCATCTGCTGGGCCTACTGGCTCTGCCAGATCTGCGGCAACGTGGGCTATGCCGTCATCACCATGGATGCCCTCAACTATTTCTTCCCGCCCTATTTCCAGGGGGGCAACAACATCCCCTCCATCATCGGGGGCTCGCTGCTCATCTGGGTGTTCAACTTCATCGTGCTGAGGGGCACCCGCCAGGCCGCCTTCATCAACACCATCGGCACGGTGGGCAAGATCATCCCGCTCTTCCTTTTCATCATCATCGTCGCCTTCTGCTTCCATATCGACAAGTTCGATTTCGACTTCTTCGGCAACATGCTCATCGACGGCAAGACGCTGGGCTCCATGGGCTCGCAGGTCAAGAGCACCATGCTCGTCACGCTCTGGTGCTTCATCGGCATCGAGGGCGCGGTGGTGCTTTCCGCGCGCGCCAAGAGCGCCAAGGTGGTGGGCAGCGCCACCATTTTGGGCTATCTCGGCTGCCTCGCGGTCTATGTGCTGCTTTCCGTGCTGCCCTTCGGCTTCATGACGCAGCATGAGCTCGCGGCCGTGCCCAATCCCTCCACCGCCGGCGTGCTCGAGCATGTGGTCGGCCCGTGGGGCGCGTGGCTCATGAACATCGGCCTGCTCATCGCCGTGCTCACGAGCTGGCTCGCCTGGACCATGATCACCGCCGAAATGCCCTTCGCCGCCGCCAAGAACGGCACCTTCCCCAAGATGTTCGCCAGCGAGAACAAGCACGGCTCCCCCAATGTCTCGCTGTGGATCACGAGCGGCTGCATGCAGCTCGGCATGCTGCTCGTCTACTTCTCCAACAATGCGTGGAACACCATGCTCAACATCACGGGCGTCATGGTGCTGCCCGCCTATGTGGTGTCCATGATGTACCTCTGGAAGATCTGCGAGGACGGCAAGTACCCGGGCAACGCCGCCACGGGCCGGGCGTCGGCGCTGATCAACAGCATCGTCGCCGTAGCCTTCGGCCTCTGGCTCATCTACGCGGCGGGTCTCAGCTACCTGCTCATGGCCACCATTATCGTGGCCTGCGGCATCCCCTTCTACATCTGGGCGCGCAAGCAGAACGCGGCCACGGACAAGGGCCCCATGTTCAGCGGGGCTGACTGGGCCATCCTGATCCTGCTGCTCATCGCGGCCGTGCTCGCCATCTACCTCATGGCGCGCGGCACCATCAGCGGCGCCTAGCGCTTCGCGCTCCCCGGGCCGGGGGTGCCCGGGGAGCCGCGTCTGTATCGGTTTCAGAGCATACGAGGAATGATTGGAGGGGACATGAAAAAACTTGCCATACTCGTCATGGCGGCATGGGCCGTCCACGCGCTTGCCGGCGCCGCGCTTGCCGTGGACTTCAAGATCAAGGGCCAGTGGATCATGAGCTTCGGCTACGGCGCCAACGGCAATTTCCAGGGCAGCTACAACGGCCACAACACCATCGGCTGGGGCGAAGGCCAGGACAATTTCGAGGCCGTGCAGCGCCTGCGCCTGCAACTGGACGCCGTGGCCTCGGAAAACCTGTCCGGCACGGTGACCTTTGAAATCGGCGAGACCTACTGGGGCCAGCAGTCCACAGGCGGCGCCCTCGGCGCTGACGGCCAGATCGTGGAGGTCAAGAACGCCTATCTGGACTGGACGCTCCCCGAGACGCCGGTGCAGGTGCGCATGGGCCTGCAGAACATCTCCACGCCGTCCATGGCCTCGGGCAACGCCGTGCTCGACGGGGACGTGGCCGGCATCACCGTGAGCGCGCAGGTGAACGACAATGTGGCGCTCACCGCCTTCTGGGCCCGGCCCTACAACGACAACTACCTCGGCTACAACGAAGCCTACAATGGCCGGCCCAAGGGCTATCACGCCAGCTTCATAGATAACCTCGACGTGGGCGGCCTCATGGTGCCGCTCACCTTCGACAACGTGAGCATTACCCCCTGGGGCATGTACGGCGCCATGGGGCCCAACACCTTCCGGGATGGCCGCAGCCTCGATCCGCTGGGCAACCTCAACGCCAACACCAGCGAGGACAGCTCCTACTTCATGGCCGGCATGTTCCCGGCCGGCGGCGCACGGCATCGGGACTTTTCCGAGGCGGGCAACGACCGCCATGTGGGCAGCTACGCCAACATGTGGTGGGCAGGCGTGACCGGGCAGGCCACCTGGGACAACTTCTCCGCGGCCTTTGATTTTGAATACGGCGCCGTCACCTGGGACGACGACGGCCGCCTCAACCGTTCGGGCTGGTTCGCGGCCCTGCTGCTCGAGTATTCGCTCGACTGGGGCGTGCCCGGCCTCTACGGCTGGTATGGCTCCGGCGATGACTCTAACCCCGCCAACGGCTCCGAGCGCCTGCCCGCGCTGGACCCCAACAACGCCAACAATTTCTCCTACTTCGCCTTTGACGGTGCGCCCTATATCGAGCGCTACGCGGTCATCGGCAACAACATGGCCGGCACCTGGGGCATCGGCGCCAGGCTCAACAACGTGAGCTTCGTGAAAGACCTCTCGCACATCTTCCGTGTGAACTACATCCGCGGCACCAACAGCCCGACCATGGCGAAAAAGATGTCCCTCGCCGGGCTGTGGTCCAACGGCACGGTGCTCACGCCCAACCTGGGCAGCCAGGGCGCGGCCCTCGGCATGCCGGGCATGTACCTGACGAGCCTTGACAGCGCGCTCGAACTGGGTTCCACCAATTCCTGGCAGGTGTACGAAAACATGTGCATCAACGTGGAGGCCGGCTATGTCTTCATGTTCCTGGATACGGGCAAGTCCGTGTGGGGCGCCCGCCACAGGAACAGCGAGTCCATCCCCGGCACCAGGGACGCCTGGAACGTGAACGCGAGCTTTGTGTATTCCTTCTAGTATCTCCGGGCGGCGAGCGGCGGGCTTCGGGCCTGCCGTTCACCGCCCAAAAACGCCGGCCCCCGGCATCGCCCCCCGCCGGGGAGCCGCCCGACCCGGATAGCGCCATGGCCGTGCGGCTGTCGGACCACTTCACCCCCCTGAGGCTCATCCGCTTCACCTGCCCCACCATGGGCATGCTGATCCTGACGAGCCTCTACACCATCGTCGACGGCTACTTCGTCTCCAACTACGTGGGCAAGACCGCCTTCGTGGCCGTGAACCTCATCTTCCCCTTCATCATGATCCCGGCCACCCTGGGCACCATGATCGGCACCGGCGGCAGCGCCCTTGTGGCCAAGACCCTCGGCCGCGGCAAGGTGGCGCTGGCGCGCAGCCGCTTTTCCCTGCTCGTGTATTTCGCCATTGTCACGGGCACGGCCCTGAGCTTCGTGTGGCTCGTGTTCCTCGAGCCCTGCGCCGTCCTGCTCGGCGCCGAGGGCGAGGTGCTGGAGGCCTGCAAGATCTACGGCTGGGTGCTCATCCCCGGGCTCACGCCCATGATCCTCCAGTTCATGTTCCAGAGCTTCTTCCCGCTGGCCGGGCGGCCGCAGCTCGGGCTCTGGGTGACCTTCGCGGCCGGCGTGACCAATATCCTCTTCGACTACCTGCTCATCCTCGTGTTCGGCTGGGGGCTGCTCGGCGCGGCCATCGCCACCGTGGGCGGCATGCTGGTGGGCGCGGTGCCGCCGCTGCTCTTTTTCGCCCTGTCCGAAACGAGCGAGCTGCGCATCGGGCGCGCGGCGCCGGAGTGGCGCGCCATCGTGAAGAGCTGCACCAACGGCGCCTCGGAATTCATGAGCAATGTCTCCATGTCGCTCATTTCCATCCTCTACAATTTCCTGCTCCTGAAAATGGCCGGCGAGAACGGCGTGGCCGTGTACGGCCTGCTCATGTACATCGGCTTCCTGTTCATCGCCATCTTCCTGGGCTTCGGCTTCGGCGCCATCCCGGTCATCGCCTACCACTACGGCGCCCGCAACACCCCGGAGCTGAAGAGCCTTTTGCGCTACAGCCTGGCCATCAACCTCGCCCTGGGCATCCTGCTCTCCGTGGCCGGCCTTGCGCTCTCTCCCTTCCTCGCGCGGCTCTTCCTCGGCTATGACCCGGAACTGGCGCGCATGGCCGAACACGCCTCGGTGATCTATTCCTTCTCCTTCATCTTCGCCGGGGTGAACATCTTTGTCTCCTCGTTTTACACCGCGCTCAACAACGGCCTCTTTTCCGCGGCCGTGTCCTTCGTGCGCACGCTGGCGCTGCAGGCCGTGGCCGTTGTGGCGCTGCCCTTCATCCTCGGGCTCAACGGCATCTGGGCCGCCACCCCCGTGGCCGAGGTGCTGACCCTCTTTTTCGCGCTGCCCTGCCTCTACTACACGCGCAAGGAATACGGCTATTTGTAGCCGGCCGCCGGCATGAGCGCGTGAGACATCCGGCCGGGCCGGGGCCGTACCCCGCGGCCGTATCCCGTTCCGCGCGCATCCTCCCCGCCGCGCCAGCTCCACCGGCGCTGCCCCCACAAACTCTCCTCTCCCCGGCTGCGCCCGCTTGACAGCGCTTGTGCTCAATGCCACAAAGAACCCAAGGGAGAATGTCAACATTTGACTCTTGACATTACGGCGTCAACGGCACAGGCCGCGGCCGGCAACGGGCCGCCAACCTTTCCCCGGGCCTTGCCCGGAAGGTGTGACAAGGAGGCTTTATGAGTGAGAAAAAAC
Encoded proteins:
- a CDS encoding outer membrane homotrimeric porin; amino-acid sequence: MKKLAILVMAAWAVHALAGAALAVDFKIKGQWIMSFGYGANGNFQGSYNGHNTIGWGEGQDNFEAVQRLRLQLDAVASENLSGTVTFEIGETYWGQQSTGGALGADGQIVEVKNAYLDWTLPETPVQVRMGLQNISTPSMASGNAVLDGDVAGITVSAQVNDNVALTAFWARPYNDNYLGYNEAYNGRPKGYHASFIDNLDVGGLMVPLTFDNVSITPWGMYGAMGPNTFRDGRSLDPLGNLNANTSEDSSYFMAGMFPAGGARHRDFSEAGNDRHVGSYANMWWAGVTGQATWDNFSAAFDFEYGAVTWDDDGRLNRSGWFAALLLEYSLDWGVPGLYGWYGSGDDSNPANGSERLPALDPNNANNFSYFAFDGAPYIERYAVIGNNMAGTWGIGARLNNVSFVKDLSHIFRVNYIRGTNSPTMAKKMSLAGLWSNGTVLTPNLGSQGAALGMPGMYLTSLDSALELGSTNSWQVYENMCINVEAGYVFMFLDTGKSVWGARHRNSESIPGTRDAWNVNASFVYSF
- a CDS encoding MATE family efflux transporter; this translates as MAVRLSDHFTPLRLIRFTCPTMGMLILTSLYTIVDGYFVSNYVGKTAFVAVNLIFPFIMIPATLGTMIGTGGSALVAKTLGRGKVALARSRFSLLVYFAIVTGTALSFVWLVFLEPCAVLLGAEGEVLEACKIYGWVLIPGLTPMILQFMFQSFFPLAGRPQLGLWVTFAAGVTNILFDYLLILVFGWGLLGAAIATVGGMLVGAVPPLLFFALSETSELRIGRAAPEWRAIVKSCTNGASEFMSNVSMSLISILYNFLLLKMAGENGVAVYGLLMYIGFLFIAIFLGFGFGAIPVIAYHYGARNTPELKSLLRYSLAINLALGILLSVAGLALSPFLARLFLGYDPELARMAEHASVIYSFSFIFAGVNIFVSSFYTALNNGLFSAAVSFVRTLALQAVAVVALPFILGLNGIWAATPVAEVLTLFFALPCLYYTRKEYGYL
- a CDS encoding amino acid permease gives rise to the protein MAQETKKLGTVALAAVVVSSMIGGGIYSLPQNMAADASLCAIFIAWVITGVGMFGIANSFRILADVRPDLSAGIYMYARVGFGPFVGFLICWAYWLCQICGNVGYAVITMDALNYFFPPYFQGGNNIPSIIGGSLLIWVFNFIVLRGTRQAAFINTIGTVGKIIPLFLFIIIVAFCFHIDKFDFDFFGNMLIDGKTLGSMGSQVKSTMLVTLWCFIGIEGAVVLSARAKSAKVVGSATILGYLGCLAVYVLLSVLPFGFMTQHELAAVPNPSTAGVLEHVVGPWGAWLMNIGLLIAVLTSWLAWTMITAEMPFAAAKNGTFPKMFASENKHGSPNVSLWITSGCMQLGMLLVYFSNNAWNTMLNITGVMVLPAYVVSMMYLWKICEDGKYPGNAATGRASALINSIVAVAFGLWLIYAAGLSYLLMATIIVACGIPFYIWARKQNAATDKGPMFSGADWAILILLLIAAVLAIYLMARGTISGA